A genome region from Primulina eburnea isolate SZY01 chromosome 9, ASM2296580v1, whole genome shotgun sequence includes the following:
- the LOC140842167 gene encoding aquaporin TIP2-1-like, whose product MAGIAFGGFDDSFSISSLKAYIAEFISTLLFVFAGVGSAMAYNKLTTDAALDLDGLVAVAVCHGFALFAAVEVGANISCGHVNPVVTFGLAVGGQITILTGIFYWVAQILGSIVACLLLKVVTGGLAIPTHGVAAGAVEGVIMEIIITFALVYTVYATAADPKKGSLGTIAPIAIGFIVGANILAAGPFSGGSMNPARSFGPAVGSGDYSGNWIYWVGPLIGGGLAGTIYSNVFMHREHILPTNEF is encoded by the exons atgGCCGGAATCGCTTTCGGAGGATTCGATGACTCGTTCAGCATTTCCTCGTTGAAGGCATACATCGCCGAGTTCATATCCACGCTTCTCTTTGTATTTGCCGGTGTTGGCTCCGCCATGGCTTACA ACAAGTTGACAACAGACGCCGCCCTCGATCTAGACGGGCTGGTGGCAGTGGCTGTTTGCCACGGATTCGCTCTTTTCGCGGCAGTGGAGGTAGGAGCCAACATCTCCTGTGGCCATGTCAACCCGGTCGTCACGTTCGGTTTGGCTGTTGGCGGCCAGATCACTATCCTCACGGGTATCTTCTACTGGGTTGCTCAGATTTTGGGATCCATTGTAGCGTGTTTATTGCTTAAAGTCGTCACAGGAGGCTTG GCTATCCCAACCCATGGTGTGGCTGCTGGAGCCGTTGAAGGAGTTATAATGGAAATAATTATCACATTTGCATTAGTCTACACAGTCTATGCTACGGCAGCTGATCCGAAGAAAGGCTCGTTGGGCACCATTGCACCGATTGCTATTGGATTTATTGTGGGTGCAAACATCTTGGCCGCGGGACCGTTTTCCGGTGGGTCGATGAACCCCGCCCGATCTTTTGGACCCGCCGTGGGTAGTGGGGACTACTCGGGCAATTGGATCTATTGGGTCGGACCACTTATTGGTGGAGGATTGGCTGGGACCATCTATAGTAATGTATTCATGCATCGTGAGCACATACTACCTACGAATGAGTTCTAA
- the LOC140841122 gene encoding cytoplasmic 60S subunit biogenesis factor REI1 homolog 1-like, whose product MPGLTCNACNKEFLDDSEQKLHYKSEWHSYNLKRKVAGVPGVTETLFLARQSALAEEKKKSDETPLLYSCGHCGKGYRSSKAHEQHLKSKSHLSRSSESTTGEDEGSTIIKPLPRVPKVPLHRSVPEDDDSEESEWEEVDDMEEDLAGEASDSRAKLRVNESPDNDDMDEDDYKLDPTCCFMCDLEHDSVENCMVHMHKKHGFFIPDIEYLKDPKGLLTYLSLKVKRDLMCLYCNERCHPFSSIEAVRKHMEAKSHCKVHYGDGSEEEEAELEVFYDYSSSFVDEEGKQLVVVDDMQKDVELGSGGSELIITRRIGGTTLTKMIGSREFLIYYRQKPRPTPANSAITAAKLASRYRSMGLATVQSREHVLRMKVMKAMNRSGIEAMRSKIGMKSNVIRNLPNNVPY is encoded by the exons ATGCCGGGATTGACTTGCAACGCTTGCAACAAGGAATTCCTTGACGATTCTGAGCAGAAGCTTCACTACAAATCTGAGTGGCACAGTTACAATCTTAAACGGAAG GTTGCAGGTGTTCCGGGAGTGACTGAAACACTTTTTCTAGCTAGACAATCTGCACTTGCAGAAGAGAAAAAGAAATCAGATGAAACTCCCCTCCTGTATAGTTGTGGACATTGTGGAAAGGGATACAGAAGTTCTAAAGCCCACGAACAACATCTAAAATCTAAGAGTCACTTATCACGCTCTTCTGAATCAACAACTGGCGAAGATGAGGGAAGTACAATTATTAAGCCACTTCCACGTGTTCCAAAGGTGCCTTTGCATCGTTCGGTACCAGAGGATGACGATAGTGAAGAGAGTGAATGGGAAGAGGTTGATGATATGGAGGAAGACTTGGCTGGTGAAGCAAGTGATTCTAGGGCCAAACTCAGGGTGAACGAGAGTCCTGATAATGATGATATGGATGAGGATGATTATAAGTTGGATCCAACTTGCTGCTTTATGTGTGATTTAGAGCATGATTCAGTGGAGAACTGTATGGTTCACATGCACAAGAAACATGGGTTCTTCATACCTGACATTGAGTATCTGAAGGATCCTAAAGGTCTTCTTACTTATCTCAGCCTCAAG GTTAAAAGGGATTTGATGTGTTTGTATTGCAATGAGAGATGTCATCCATTCTCCAGTATCGAAGCCGTTCGGAAGCATATGGAGGCAAAAAGCCACTGCAAAGTGCATTATGGTGATGGAAGTGAAGAAGAGGAAGCAGAGTTAGAAGTGTTTTATGATTATAGCAGCAG TTTTGTTGACGAGGAAGGAAAGCAGCTGGTTGTGGTTGATGACATGCAGAAAGATGTTGAACTTGGTAGTGGTGGCTCAGAGTTAATTATTACCCGAAGAATTGGCGGCACAACCCTGACCAAAATGATCGGTTCAAGagaatttttaatatattaccGCCAGAAACCACGGCCAACTCCTGCAAATAGCGCCATTACTGCCGCCAAATTGGCCTCTAG GTATAGGAGCATGGGTCTGGCAACAGTGCAATCAAGAGAACACGTACTCCGGATGAAAGTAATGAAAGCAATGAATCGGTCTGGTATTGAGGCCATGCGCTCTAAGATTGGTATGAAGAGTAATGTTATACGCAACCTCCCCAACAACGTTCCATATTAG
- the LOC140841123 gene encoding tRNA-splicing endonuclease subunit Sen2-2, with amino-acid sequence MGPRWKGKAAEATSLADPMSKIVSRLQSSLIESDSHGILSGCSVLLAAHPEQLEILNQACFGRPIITTEKDKQWFQLCLEEAFYLCYVMKCIKIVGGNNCLIDDTELWLYMASKKDCFPVLFKAYSHLRMKNWVVRAGSQYGVDFVAYRHHPALVHSEYAVLVISEEDGDANGRLRVWSDFNCTLRLCGSVAKTLLVLFISKNGDNRDVTPSCVENYNVEERIISRWIPERSRENQEMEHKKSFKSQT; translated from the coding sequence ATGGGGCCGAGATGGAAAGGAAAAGCAGCAGAAGCAACATCCCTTGCAGACCCCATGTCAAAAATAGTTTCTCGACTTCAATCCTCTTTGATCGAGTCCGATTCTCATGGAATCCTTTCCGGCTGCAGTGTTCTTCTTGCAGCACATCCAGAGCAACTTGAAATCTTGAATCAAGCGTGTTTTGGTCGCCCGATAATTACCACTGAGAAGGATAAGCAGTGGTTTCAATTGTGTTTGGAAGAAGCTTTTTACTTGTGCTATGTGATGAAGTGCATTAAGATTGTTGGTGGAAACAACTGCCTGATAGATGATACAGAGTTGTGGCTATACATGGCTTCCAAGAAAGATTGTTTCCCAGTCTTATTTAAAGCATACTCTCATCTTCGAATGAAGAACTGGGTCGTGAGGGCAGGCTCTCAGTATGGTGTCGACTTTGTTGCCTACCGGCATCATCCAGCTCTGGTGCATTCAGAATATGCTGTACTTGTGATATCTGAGGAAGATGGTGACGCAAATGGCAGGTTGAGGGTTTGGTCTGATTTTAATTGCACGCTTCGTCTCTGTGGTAGTGTTGCGAAGACGTTGTTGGTTCTTTTTATTAGCAAAAATGGTGACAATCGTGATGTTACTCCATCATGTGTAGAGAATTATAATGTTGAGGAGAGGATCATTTCCAGGTGGATTCCAGAGCGAAGCAGAGAGAATCAAGAAATGGAACACAAGAAATCATTTAAATCACAAACTTAA